AATTTGCTCGACTGCTTCATTGACCACACCTTTTGGCTTAATCTCATCCAAGTGCAAACCAGCATGCTTAGAGTCAACCAATGTAACAACACCATCCAACTTAACATCATTGAAAACCTGATCCTCCGCATAGAAAGTTTGAATAATTGGTGCAGGATTTGCCAAACCTGCCAAATCAACACAAGAGAGCCAACATGGGCATCAAGAAAGGAGAAACCTTTTGGCTTATATGTGTAATAAAGCATGAAGCTAGAAGCAAAAAGATAACCAAATGCCTAAATTAGACAGCTGAGATATCGTAGATCTCAACCCCATAAATGTACTAGAACAATTGCAGTGCAGAACAATGTGACTCATCGGTTTCTTACCTGTAGTCTCTATGACAATATGGtcaaatttccctttctttctacTAACCAACTCAGCAATCATTCTAACTAGATCACCCCTCACAGTGCAACAGAGACACCCATTGTTAAGCATCATAATTTCCTCAGCCCCAGCAGCTTTTGCAGCAACCAAAGAACCATCAATATCCACTTCACCGTACTGCATCACGTATAATAGATATAATAGTTAGAATTCAGATCATTACTATCTAGCTTAAACAGAAGAAGCTAGAAAAGACAAGATAATTGCAGAAACTATCACGGGAGGGGAATGATAAAATAATATGTTACACATGGACTACTTACAAACAAACATTAAGCCTAACATCTTATTTAGCATATAAGAATTAAATAAGCTCCGTAATATTAAGATTATCCGATTTATTCACATACCTCATTCTCGATAACAGCAATGCGCTTCCCATGATCCGCAGTCAATATGTGATTTAACAAGGTAGTCTGCGACGTCAGATTCCAATCAAATAATTGCAACAACAAAAAGAGAGTTAAGCTCCATCTACTTGAGTACAAACAGCCAAGTAAAAGATATAACAATTCAAATGTTAAATAATTTAACTATGTAGTTAATTGACAGTAAATTTAAAGCAGTACGAGGTAAACTGAGCATAGAAGAAAGAAGAACCTTACTTTTCCAGAACCTAAGAAACCAGTGATAATAGTGGCCGGAATCCGATTATCTGGAGGTATCTTAGTCAAAATATCAGAGCCCTCGCTTTGAGGGGTGGAAGTAGAAGTGGCAGATACAGTAAATCTGCGGGAGAATCTGTTTTGTTTCGCAGGATTATTGATTGCAAAAAGAATTCTTGAAGATGAAGTGGACATTAAACTGGCTCTCTGAGATGAGCTGGTTTTCCACAAACTTGGGAACACTGTAGTGCGAAGACCATAAAGCGGTGGAGTTTGACGCTTGGCCAGTCCCATAAAGGTCGTGGCTATGTCTATGGACAAGGAAGCCATGGCTGTCGAAGAGGAGGGTGCGCAGTGATTGGTCTTATGGCTATGGGTTAGGGGTTTTAGCCTAGCAAGATATTAGCAGGCGAATGTGTAGGGAACGGAGAAGGGGTTTATCTGATACTGTACAATTTACTATCCAATAGATGGTTTTGGCCGGCCGAACCACTAGAACAAACAAAAAATCactaattaaaaaaagaaaaaaagtgaacCACAGCAAAAAGAATAATTAtaccaaaacaaataaaatagacCCCAAGGGACAAGTTTTATTGTGTGCCTCATATTAGTTGGGTGTGGCTCTTTTTTATCTTATAAATTTGTAAACATCAATCTTACACTTATGGGTTCATAAAAATTTGGGTCCACAAAATTATAAGATAAAAAAAtacctcatacaactagtgtgaGTTGTATGAGACATAAAATAAAATTCTCCAAAAGGAGTTGCAATATCATGTTATAAAAGAGCGTTATAATTACATTTGACGTGGCATGATGTCACTTTTTGGTGCAAAATATATCAATTTCAgcctattttattttttgatttattggGGTTTAATTGGATGATTTTTAAGTGACAAAAATTAGACTAGCTAATTTGTGCAACAAATATTCACTAAAATAACTTTTAAGTGATAAAAATTAAAATGGTAATTTTTGTGTATTGAACCTTT
This sequence is a window from Nicotiana sylvestris chromosome 3, ASM39365v2, whole genome shotgun sequence. Protein-coding genes within it:
- the LOC104239816 gene encoding uncharacterized protein — encoded protein: MASLSIDIATTFMGLAKRQTPPLYGLRTTVFPSLWKTSSSQRASLMSTSSSRILFAINNPAKQNRFSRRFTVSATSTSTPQSEGSDILTKIPPDNRIPATIITGFLGSGKTTLLNHILTADHGKRIAVIENEYGEVDIDGSLVAAKAAGAEEIMMLNNGCLCCTVRGDLVRMIAELVSRKKGKFDHIVIETTGLANPAPIIQTFYAEDQVFNDVKLDGVVTLVDSKHAGLHLDEIKPKGVVNEAVEQIAYADRIIVNKTDLVGESEVSSLIQRIRNINSMANLKRTQFGKVDLDYVLGIGGFDLERIESSVGAEGSKEDHSSHTHDHDHHDHHHHHHDHEHDHKHEHHDHHHSHDHTHDPGVSSVSIVCEGSLDLEKANMWLGTLLIERSDDIYRMKGLLSVQGMDERFVFQGVHDIFQGSPDRPWRSDEPRTNKIVFIGKNLDAKELEEGFKGCLI